From Paenibacillus graminis:
TCATAGATTAACATATCCATTGAACTCACCGTTCATCCACCACCAATTCTAATCTCCCAGTTCCCTGTACCAGCCAGCTTATCATAAGAACACTCCGCGGTCATCCCACTTTATGCTCAAAATCCCCCTTCCAAATTCAGGCACCCCCTTCAGCCAGCACAACAAAAAACCACCCCAGATGCCCGGATGGTTTTTCCACTCCATATCAATCTCTGATTAAGGTGTCTCCAGCGTAAAACGTCCCAGTTTGCCTGCCCGCAGGTCATGCAGCAGGATCCGCGAAGCCTTTTCCAGATCCACCCGTCCGCCGCTGATCAGGCAACCGCGTTTACGCCCTACAGCTTCCATAACCGCTACAATTTCATCCGGATTTTTCAAATCTTCAGGAAGCTTCTCGATTCCAAACCGTTCCTGGAAACTTGCGCCATAATCCTTAACCAAGTACTTCACCGCAAAAAAAGCGATATCCTCAATGTTCAGGATTTCCTCTTTGATTGCACCGGTTACCGCCAGACGGTAGCCGACTTCCTGGTCCTCGAATTTGGGCCACAGAATCCCGGGAGTATCGAGAAGCTCCAGATTTCCGCCGGTCTTAATCCATTGCTGTCCTTTGGTCACACCCGGACGGTCACCGGTTGCAGCGATATTTTTGCCCGCCATGCGGTTGATGAGCGTAGATTTGCCCACATTGGGAATTCCAACGATCAGCGCCCGGCTGGGCCGCGGGTTCATCCCTTTAGCAATCTGCCGGTCGATTTTGTCCTTAAGCAGCAGCTTCACCTGTTCGGGAATGTCTTTGATGCCTGTGCCTGTAGCCGCATCCACCGGATGGGCAACATGGCCTTCCGCTTTGAAAAAGGCCAGCCATTTCCGTGTAGCCTCAGGGTCTGCCAAGTCCGCCTTATTCAGAATAATCAGCCTTGGCTTGTCCCGCAAAATATCGTCAATCATCGGATTGCGGCTGGAAAGCGGCAGACGGGAATCGAGCAGTTCTATACACACATCAATCAGCTTCAGCTTATCCTCGATTTGCCGCCTAGCCTTCGTCATATGACCAGGAAACCATTGAATGGCCATTGCCGTCACCTCCTTTGACTTCCGTCAACTTAATGGTTAATCACTGAAATATCCTTTACCGGCCAAAAGATCAGGTCCGCACGGCCGACAATATCACCCAGCGGCACATAACCGATCATGCGGCTGTCGGTACTGTCCGAACGGTTGTCTCCCATTACAAAGACATGCCCTTCCGGAACGGTTCCATCCGTAAATTCTTCATTGGGGAAATTCTTGTTGTTATACAGTGCGTTGTTATTGTGCGCCTCGTCAATCGCGCCTTGAATATAACTTTCATTCACCGGCTTGCCGTTCACAGTAACGACATCGCCTTCAACCTTCACCGTATCCCCGGCTACACCGATTACACGCTTAATGAAATCTCTTCCTTCAGAAGGCACATGGAACACAATGACCTCACCCCGCTGAGGCGAACGGATGTCGTATAAGATTTCATTGACGATCACACGCTCACCGGTATGAAAATTCGGCTGCATGGAAGGCCCATCCACAATAAACGGCTTGAACAAAAGCCAACGAATCAGAATCACCAGAACCAAAGCAATGGCAATGGCCTTCACCCATTCCAATACTTCATTTTTGGGCTTGCGGGGATTCTTGCCGTCAGGCTCAACAACCTCACCTTGTCCCTGCTGCAAATCCTGCTGCATAGTTCACCGTCCTCTCTATATGCTACCCTCACTATACAACAAAAAAACTCCTGCCAAAAACTCCTCCACGATTACTCCGTCAGGAGGCCTTTTCGGAGAAGCTGATCCTAAGGCATATATTATAATGAATCTTAGCTCTCTTCAAGAATAAACGAAAGGGGCTTGAAATCAAGCCCCTTTCACTTGCCGCAATACTAGCGACGGATTTCTTTGATTCTTGCAGCTTTACCGCGCAGGTCACGAAGGTAATAGAGCTTCGCACGACGCACTTTACCACGGCGAGCCACTTCAATTTTCTCGATCTTAGGCGAGTTGATTGGGAAAGTTCTTTCCACACCAACACCGTAAGAGATTTTACGAACCGTAAAAGTCTCACTGATTCCACCGCCGCGGCGCTTGATTACAACGCCTTCGAACAACTGGATCCGTTCACGAGTTCCTTCAATAACTTTTACATGCACTTTCAAAGTGTCACCCGGGCGAAAACTCGGGATATCTTTGCGAAGCTGCTCTTGCGTAATTGCTTGTAGGATATTCATTTAGGACTTCCTCCTTCCGTACAGGTGTTCATGCCTCTTCCGGAGAGATCATCGCTCTCCCTCATTATCCGCAGAGGACCACCGTATTCCACACAACAGAAATAATATTACCATAAACGCCCTGTAAAGACAACCTATTTTTTTAGATTCACAGGGGCAGCATATCGCGTTTTTTGGCCTTCGCTTTGCAGTCTTTGCATAAGCCTACTACCGTTCCATTATCCTGGGCATAGAAGATCAGCTTGCCGTTTTTCTTCTTGCACGATGAGCAAGGCTGTTCGACCGCACTCTGCTTAGCCTTCCGGTGCCGGTCCATAGAAATCACATTACTGGCAGTGGTGCGCTTCGGTTCTGCGGGCTGCCCTTTCCGGCTCCGGTAACCAAAATATACAATCACACCAACTAACAAGACCACTGCAATCGTCGCCGCATACTGCATCTGCATCATCCGCTCCCCTGACTGGTATCAGTCTAATAGTAAACAGACTTTCCTTCATTCAAAGTATATATTAGCCGCTGCTCCTGCTGTGCCGCAAACCATAACTTCTTCTTCAAAACATCGGTTTCACCGTTTATTCTAGCATACCTCTTCATTGAAATGTAGCTGATTGCACCATCCTGGACTTTAGTCCAGTACAGCAACCCGCCTCCAGCCTGTTTGTCAATTTTTTTCCATAATATATAGTATGGATAATACATAAGACTAATCAAACTCTTAGGAGGATCTGAACATTGAGCAAAAATCATAATATAGCAAAGCTTGCGGCCGTCGCCGTACTCTCTATTGCAATGCTGTCCGGGTGCCGTGAACTGCCGGGGAAGGAAGCTGCAGACAATCAGCTTGAACAGCGCTTAACCGGAAATACTCAGCAGGAAACTGCAGAGACTTTCAAACAAGGATTAAGTGAGATTACTTCTAACGTAGAGCAGGCTGTTCAGAATACTGCGGCGAAGGTGTCTGAAGAAATAAACTCTGACAGTATGAGCAAAGAGCTCGTAATTTCCCGCAAAGCTGATTCTTCCTCGGCAATCATTCTGGAGAACAGCGTCGGAGAAGTGAAAGTCACCTCTGGCGGCAGTGATTCCATCACAGTAAAAGCAACGGTCATCACACACCTCGGCCTCAATAAAGAGACTGAACGCAAAATCCTCGACAACGCAGAGGTTACGGTCCAAGCGGACGGCGATGAGCTTAAGGTGTCCACCCATGCCAAGAATGAACCTAAAAAAGATCTATGGGCCTGGGCACAGAAAAAGTACGGGGTCTCCAATTTTACGATCGATTATGAGATAGTGGTACCCGCTACTATTGGTGAATATAATATCAGCAACAATGTTGGAGCGATTCAGCTTCATGGCCTGCAAGGCACCTTCCATATTGCCAGCGATGTTGGCACCATTGTTATGGACAATACCCGGTTCAGCGGAGAATCAACAGTGGAATCGAATACGGGAAGCATCAAACTGGACATCCGCGGCATGAAAACCGGCAGCACCCTTAAAGCACGCAGCGATATTGGCAAAGTTACGGCCGAACTTCAGGACAGCCTTAAGTGCACCGTATCCGCAAAAACCGAGCTCGGCCATATCACCGGAACTGAATCCGGCAATACAGATATTAATGGCGGCGGGCCTCTGGTGTCATTGTCCACACAAATCGGTTCGATTACAGTACGGTAGGAACCGGAATCTGAAAGATGCACCCGCTTATTGCAAACGCACAAAAGCAGCCAGTCTCGGGTTGAGATTGGCTGCTTTTGTGCGTCTGAATTTAGATCAGCGCGATGGCGAGCAGTGTGAACAAGCTTAATGTCAGGATCTCGCTTCCGTACCCGTAAAATCCGCCGTAATAATTTCCGTAAGGATTAAATGCTGAAGTCTTCATTTTTCCGTTGCCCTTTGTTTTCAAATACACGTTGTTTCTGTCCACATCCACAATGATTCCTTCATGCCGTTTACCGTCGTTAGTTAAGATCCGGACTTTTTTATTCATACAATGCAGACAATTATAATAGGCTTCCACCTGAGAACCCCTCCCCCATTCGTGATGGTGTATGGTATGCGGAGGGGGATAAGCCGGACACGGCGGTTGCCGTACCACAGATAGCAATAAATAAAATAGCTGTGAAACAAAGAACTTGTGAACATTGTGTATCAATTTAGATCAAAAAGGGTTATTATTAATATAATATTCATAATTAGAACGCTTACGTACTATAGACAATTTCAATTCCGTAAAGGAGGCAGCTCTCATGAGTGCAGCTGGTAAAAGATTTATCAATGAAGGAATTCTCCGTATCGCCTGGTTTATTATTTTCGCATCACTTACCTATACTGTGCGCAACTACACATGGGTAGTGGTATTATTCTCGGCTGTGGCCCTTTATGCGCTTGGCTCAGGTATTGTAATGCTGGCCCGTGATCACCGCGAACAACGGGGCAGGGCTTAACAACCTCAACTCCTGTACTCTCATAACACTTCCTCTGAACCTTTGGTTCTGAGGGAGTGTTTTTTATTGTAATCACGGGCAGCTGTACGCCCACAACAAAAAGAACCCCTTCGCTTCCGGACACTTGCCGGGCCGAACGTGGTTCTCTTTGACTTGATTACGTATAATCGGAGTAACAGGATTTGAACCTGCGACCTCACCCACCCCAAGGGTGCGCGCTACCAGGCTGCGCTATACCCCGACACTTATGTACGACTGCTCATTTTTCAATATACGCCCTGTACTCAGAAATAGAACCGCCGCACAGGTGATGTTTTTACCTTCATTTAATATATACCGCAGATTAGTATTAGATTCAAGTAAAAATTATGCGAAGCAGATCGTTCGAAACAGAATAGCAAGAAAAATCAAACCTGCGATGAATAGGTACAGTATATTTATGCCAGAGAAAAGGAGGTGCCCAGGCTGTATTACGAAGTAATTCACAAAAGTATTGATTTTATTGAGCAGCATTTGGATGAGGAATTAAACTTGGACCGAATCGCGAGAGAAGCTGGCTTCTCTAAATTCCACTTCCACCGGATCTTTCAGAAATATGTGGGGAAAAGTCCGGCGGAATATATCCGCACCCGGAAGTTAAGCTCTGCCGCCCGTCTTCTGCTCTATTCCGAGGAACGGATTTTGGATATAGCAGTACATTACGGCTTTGAAAGCCAGGAGGCTTTTACAAGAGCGTTTAAAAGGCTTTATGCCCTCCCCCCTGCTGAGTATAGGGCACAAATGAAACTATTCATTCAAGAAAGAGAGGAATTCACTATGTCCGAAATTAAAGGTTGGCTCATCACCGGAACAGCCCCCGGCAATTACAAAGCATCGTTAGATATGCAAATTTATCACGGAGGCAGAAACTCCGTATCTTTGGAGCGAACAGCCGCTGATTCGCCGGACGGGGCTGAATTCGGCACCTTAATGCAGCAGTTTGACGCTAAAAATTATTTGGGAAAACGGATGCGGTTTGCAGGTTTTATACGTACTTGCGAGGTCAGCGGCTGGTGCGGTTTATGGATGCGCATTGATGATAAGCTGCAAAATTTGCTCGGCTTTGACAATATGCAATACAGAAACATTAAAGGAACAAATGACTGGAATTATTACGCTTGTGTCCTGGATATCCCGGAGGAGGCGGCTTGCATCAATATCGGCATTCTCCTTACGGGAAGCGGTAAAGTGTGGCTTGATGATTGTACCTTTGAAGAGGTAGGGACGGACATTGCGGTTACCGACATCCGCACACGGACAGAAAACTTCCCACTGGAGCCCCAGAATCTCAAGTTTGAAGCTTAATTTCAAGCACTGAACGAAGCTTTGGAGAGTGATCTATTGTTTGTATTCATCGTAGAAATCATTAAAATATCCATTCAATTTATCGCCGATTTAATATCCGGGGAGCTGCCTGGATATTTCTACATCTGGTGCGGTGTGTTTCTGGTCTATTCGTTCATCTATGCCTGCCTGGAGATGCGGACAAGGCTGACTGCTGCAGAATTGGCAGAAAGCTTCTTCCTTGAGTGTGCTTCACATCTTGCTGGCTGGATCATCGGTATCCTGGCGGCACGAGCATCCGTATACCTCATTGAGGATGGAATTTCTCAACACCACAAGCTTGCTCTCTATAAAATAGGCTTGCTGCTGCTGATTTCGTATGACTTTTCTGCGATCTTTTCGAGCGTTACTAACAAAGCTTTTGCCCAGCGAAATATTGCTGAAATATGCGCCTTTATTGTAGGTATGACTGCGACATATTTATTATTTATATTGTGCAGAGATTCCATTCTGCAAGGGCTCATCCTATCACAGACTTATGTCGTTACATTGTCCATCCTCAGCGGTGTTTTTGCACTTTTATACAAAATTTCATTGAGAACAGCTGGGGCACCAAAAAATTCCCAACTCTAAAAAACTATTTTCTCTTAAAAATTATGGTTTTTTCGCTGAAGCTATGCTATACTCTTGGCACAAGGAAAGGAGGTGCGTTCACATCAATCATGACATGTTGAACGTATCCCTTACCCGGACCAACGGCTGATTTATTGGCCCTGGTGGCGCGGGATACGGATCAAATTTTTAATTAGCGCCTCGGGTAGAGAGACCGTCTTCGGACGGTCTTTTTTCATTTTCCATTTATACAGGACTGCCTAACAAAAAACCACTACGCCAGCTTCCGGGTCAGCTGAGGCAGTGGTTTTTCGTTCATACTATATCGGTCTTATGATTTACGATTGGTATAAAAATCAATAATATCATTTACAGTGCGGAGCGGCTCCGCTTCCTTGTGGACAGTGTCCACGTCTGGCTTGAGTTCTTCACGCGTATTCGTAGTCACTATTGTTCATTCCTTTCGATAGTTGAAATAGCTGTATCTGGGCTGCAAGTATTTTTCGGCACCTCTAATATATACCCCAAAATCAGGATAGTAACGCACATCTGCTCGCATTTTTCAAAGTATTCTGTTTTTCTCATGTTCCTTTCAGCATTCGCTTAGATTTTTTGTTCACTTTCTTTTCCCGTAAAAAGGATATATTCACAAGAAAAAGCGCCCCATCAACATAGTATACGTTAACAGGACGCCAAATATTCCATTTTATAGTAAATTTCCACTAATTCTTATTGCTGCCTTGTTCTTTCAGGCGTTTGAGCGTCGCCTTGTCCTTTGCCGTTAGTTCAACTGTCTCCAGCAGATCCGGCCGGCGCTCCAACGTCCGCTGCAGGGCCTGCTCCCGCCGCCACACTTCAATGTTGGCATGATGCCCGCTGAGCAGAATATCCGGCACCTTCCAGCCGCGGAACTCCGCCGGACGGGTATAATGCGGATACTCCAGCAGACCTGTGCTGAACGAATCTGTCACCGCTGAAGTCTCATTTCCCAGCGCCCCGGGCTGCAGCCGCACAATCGAGTCAATTACCGTCAGCGCAGGCAGCTCGCCCCCGGTCAGGACATAGTCCCCAATAGAGAGCTCATCGGTCACCAAATGTTCCCGGATCCGCTCATCATAACCTTCATAATGGCCACAGATAAAAATCAGATGCTCTTCCCGTGCCAATTCCTCGGCAATCTGCTGATTATAGGTCCGGCCTTGCGGACACATCAGAATGATGCGCGGCTGCGCCCGGGTGGTACTTCCCCCGTTAACAACAGCAGATTCTCCATTACCATGCGGGAGATGCACATTATTCGCTTCACCAACTTGTTCGCCTTCCCATCCAGACAGCTCCAGATTGCCGGAAGCGGCTAGCACATGCTCCACTGCGGCAAATATAGGGTCAGGCTTCAGCACCATTCCCCCGCCGCCGCCATAAGGCGTATCATCAACACTGTTGTGTTTGTTCCCCGAGTAGTCACGGAAATTGACCGCATTCAGCGAGACGATGCCTTTTTCACGGGCCTTGCCAAGAATACTAGTGCTGAATACGCCCTCACACATTTCCGGAAAAAGCGTCAGCACATCGATCCGCATCATGGCAGCAGCCCTTCCATCAGATGCACCGTGATTTTTTTGGCCTGAATATCTACGTCGAGCACAACGTCGTTAATGACCGGAATCAGAATATCCTGACCTTTAGCCGGCTTCACCACCCATACATCATTGGCCCCGGGCTGCAGAATTTCTTTTATGGTGCCCAGCGGCTGACTGTCATCCTCATCAGTATACACCTCACAGCCAACGATCTGGTGGAAATAATATTCATTTTCCGGCAGCTCCACCAAATCCCCGCTGGGGACCTTCAGGAGACTTCCTTTATATTTCTCGATCTGATTGATGTTGGTATATCCCATTAATCTGACAATATACATCCCTTTATGCTCGCGGGAGGATTCCACCGTCACCTCGAATTTCGGGCTTCCATCGGCGGGAACCACGAGCAGCTTTTTGCCCGGTGCAAAACGGACCTCCGGAAAATCGGTGGAGGACAATATTTTGATCTCCCCGCGGATTCCATGTGTATTGACCAGCCTGCCTACGTTCAGCTCTTCCGTCATCTGATCCTCTCCTTCGTCTGTTCCTGTACAGCGTAAACTTAGCTCTTCTATATATTTCAACAAAAAGGAGCCGGGATATACTATCCCTAGCCCCTCATTGAACGCATTCTTTAAGATAAGATATCCACGGTAACGCGTTTATCGCTCTTGACTG
This genomic window contains:
- the ylqF gene encoding ribosome biogenesis GTPase YlqF — protein: MAIQWFPGHMTKARRQIEDKLKLIDVCIELLDSRLPLSSRNPMIDDILRDKPRLIILNKADLADPEATRKWLAFFKAEGHVAHPVDAATGTGIKDIPEQVKLLLKDKIDRQIAKGMNPRPSRALIVGIPNVGKSTLINRMAGKNIAATGDRPGVTKGQQWIKTGGNLELLDTPGILWPKFEDQEVGYRLAVTGAIKEEILNIEDIAFFAVKYLVKDYGASFQERFGIEKLPEDLKNPDEIVAVMEAVGRKRGCLISGGRVDLEKASRILLHDLRAGKLGRFTLETP
- the lepB gene encoding signal peptidase I — translated: MQQDLQQGQGEVVEPDGKNPRKPKNEVLEWVKAIAIALVLVILIRWLLFKPFIVDGPSMQPNFHTGERVIVNEILYDIRSPQRGEVIVFHVPSEGRDFIKRVIGVAGDTVKVEGDVVTVNGKPVNESYIQGAIDEAHNNNALYNNKNFPNEEFTDGTVPEGHVFVMGDNRSDSTDSRMIGYVPLGDIVGRADLIFWPVKDISVINH
- the rplS gene encoding 50S ribosomal protein L19 — its product is MNILQAITQEQLRKDIPSFRPGDTLKVHVKVIEGTRERIQLFEGVVIKRRGGGISETFTVRKISYGVGVERTFPINSPKIEKIEVARRGKVRRAKLYYLRDLRGKAARIKEIRR
- a CDS encoding helix-turn-helix domain-containing protein: MPRLYYEVIHKSIDFIEQHLDEELNLDRIAREAGFSKFHFHRIFQKYVGKSPAEYIRTRKLSSAARLLLYSEERILDIAVHYGFESQEAFTRAFKRLYALPPAEYRAQMKLFIQEREEFTMSEIKGWLITGTAPGNYKASLDMQIYHGGRNSVSLERTAADSPDGAEFGTLMQQFDAKNYLGKRMRFAGFIRTCEVSGWCGLWMRIDDKLQNLLGFDNMQYRNIKGTNDWNYYACVLDIPEEAACINIGILLTGSGKVWLDDCTFEEVGTDIAVTDIRTRTENFPLEPQNLKFEA
- a CDS encoding DUF5823 family protein; amino-acid sequence: MFVFIVEIIKISIQFIADLISGELPGYFYIWCGVFLVYSFIYACLEMRTRLTAAELAESFFLECASHLAGWIIGILAARASVYLIEDGISQHHKLALYKIGLLLLISYDFSAIFSSVTNKAFAQRNIAEICAFIVGMTATYLLFILCRDSILQGLILSQTYVVTLSILSGVFALLYKISLRTAGAPKNSQL
- the trmD gene encoding tRNA (guanosine(37)-N1)-methyltransferase TrmD, with the translated sequence MRIDVLTLFPEMCEGVFSTSILGKAREKGIVSLNAVNFRDYSGNKHNSVDDTPYGGGGGMVLKPDPIFAAVEHVLAASGNLELSGWEGEQVGEANNVHLPHGNGESAVVNGGSTTRAQPRIILMCPQGRTYNQQIAEELAREEHLIFICGHYEGYDERIREHLVTDELSIGDYVLTGGELPALTVIDSIVRLQPGALGNETSAVTDSFSTGLLEYPHYTRPAEFRGWKVPDILLSGHHANIEVWRREQALQRTLERRPDLLETVELTAKDKATLKRLKEQGSNKN
- the rimM gene encoding ribosome maturation factor RimM (Essential for efficient processing of 16S rRNA) encodes the protein MTEELNVGRLVNTHGIRGEIKILSSTDFPEVRFAPGKKLLVVPADGSPKFEVTVESSREHKGMYIVRLMGYTNINQIEKYKGSLLKVPSGDLVELPENEYYFHQIVGCEVYTDEDDSQPLGTIKEILQPGANDVWVVKPAKGQDILIPVINDVVLDVDIQAKKITVHLMEGLLP